DNA from Acanthochromis polyacanthus isolate Apoly-LR-REF ecotype Palm Island chromosome 7, KAUST_Apoly_ChrSc, whole genome shotgun sequence:
CTTAAGCCTACGTAGATGGCCTCAATCAGACTGGCACATCTTGACTCTGCAATTTCACCTCGATCTTCTTAGGAAATTGCTCAAGCTCTATTTAGGTTGAGTGAGGATGGTGAGTGAACACactgatattttctctttgtttctctacattttctgtctgtcgGTATGACATGATTTAACAAAGGCaaaatgccccccccccccataatCCTACATTTTACATTATGAACTGTATAATGCTTTTGAATCCTTTTACCTTGACCAGCTCACAAAACATCAGTTTGCAAACTCCTAAAACTTCTGTACATCACCGTCACATTTACAGAAGCTGTTGGACACCGGGTTTATTTTAAAGTCCCTTTCTGGTCTTTTTGGTGGTATAACCCCTAAAAACttattgctttgtgtctcaagTTGCAATACTGGAGAAATCCAGTTGTAccagaaaaaaattctgaagAACAATGATACAGATTCTTAGGTTAGTTAGGTGTTACACCTCGACAGTCTAAATCTTCATTCTTTCGAggagtttcaaggtggaaatgctcagctgttgtgttgactgcttatttcattcATGATATGTtgtctaataaataaaaaacacaatatggaCATGCTAACCAGGTGAATaacttcatttttaaatgtttaaaatcagGTTTGTTATGATTGTACAACAGCAAGTAGCATGTTTGCACTATACTATATCTAACAGTGACATACTTCTTAAGTCTGATAAAATGAGTGTTTtccaatattttaaatataaacgATGCATTGTGGAGCTTCAAAACAAGGGTGAAATCGATACAGTGTGTGTGATTGACCGACTGACTTCTTGATCATGGTGTGCCAGTGGGCTCGGAGGAAGTCCCAGGCCAGTTTGTAGCCGTGTGGGTTCTTGCTGATAGATACGACCACATCCGGCAGGTCCTGAGTCTTCATCACCTCACCGTGGAGGCTCTGCTCCATCATCCTGCAAAGAGAAAGAACGGCAGAAGGGAGCAGGAGAAATtacattctgtttttctgtcaatgGTTTTGCTGTTCCAGTTGTCATAATCTACACACCACTGGAGTTTGTCCTTCCGTGGGCTCCAAGCCATGGCAGTCTTCATGCGGCTCCTGACAGACATTTGCATCGAGTGGCGGTACTTCTCAAACAGGAAGTCCCACCCTTCTGCCGTTTGAGCTCCGGTTATGAACACAGCCATTGTGATGTCAACAGGGAGgctagaaacagaaaaaacgttgagacaatctgaaaatgcataaatactGCACATGACATGCACATATATTCATACATGCCTTTGCATACGCACACTCTATACGTCAGAGTCACTTcacattttaatcattattCTGCAGTcactttatatttaaaaattgaaaattttatactattgaaaatattttctgtatatATCATCTATACCAggctctttgttttgtgtgcctttgtcttttttgtagcATTACTGTGTGTACAAGTAGGATCAGGCACACAAAACAATTCACTATGCACTGTACTACAGTATGTGCAACTGTTTGTGTGACGATAAAATCAGATTAGATTGGACAGAAAAGCTCTGCGGTGCTGTTGACACCTGTGATCTCTGACCTCATGTTGCCGTCAGAGTCCTTCCACTGGTTAAAGAGCTGCGTGGCTTTGTTCAGACATGGAGGGTATTTCCTGACGCAGGCGAACAGCAGCAGGTAACTCCTCAACACTCGCTCAGAAACTGAACCAGAGTCGGTCCACTCCTGCCGGTCGATCAGGCCCCGGAACAGATCGAcaatgtagccctgagacacaCAAGCAGCCAGTGTACAAATCACTGCTGACAGGGGTTGATGGATAGATTTACTGAACATGTGCTAGGTGCAATTTTGTCACAACTTTACTGTGGTGGTAATTTATGAAAAAAGAAGCTTCATTTCACCACAAGCTGTTGTTTCTGGTGGTTAGATGTAATGCTGATTTTTatctttgtatcattttcaaTGCAAACCTTTGTGGTTTTTCACTATAGGTTGCACATAAGAAACAAAAACCTGACTTTGGGTACTGTTAAGTTGTGAAGGGCCTTTTTtattttgagcattttaaaaACTCAAGCAGTCAtttaatttactgatttaaagaaatattgaaaataacTGTTATTGTGTTGCATGTTACATTATATTACAAATTAGTCATTTCTAAAAGAACTCATAACAACCATAGTGATAAGTGGTGCAAATAACCATTATTTCATATAAAAAGTTGAACTTATGCAATATTCTGGTTCTGCGACTTTGTTTAAATTGTAATACGCTAACAAAAACGCTCCATTTGTACAACATGTGCACAGAACATCgcttttcagaatttttcaaTACTCATTTAAGAAACCGTGAATCATAAGGTCATATGTATAAGGTTCCCTGAGGAGTTTTTGACTTCATCTAGTGCTACAGAGCACGTCTTTCATGAGTGGATTTTGAGGTTTTTACATGCACAACATAATACATAACTCTGCCACTAGTGACACTTTTTTTTACTAATCAACAGGTGGCAGTAATGCATCAAGAAATGTTCTAGTAATGGAGAGGAAGAAGGCGACTGCACACTATCAACCATAGGcgtttctagcccatttttgggggtgctcaagcaccccCAAATTGAATCCCAGCATCCCTAaagtttgacagatttttgtttttgttgtatcgcatgtccttttctttttaacaaaccAGAGAAGTATTAAAATCATACAGTACGTGGTTGatatgtaatattttaacaacaaaaatacaacacccAGCCTATCTTGCctcaaaaatggtttgatccaGCCCAACTTTCTCCCAACTCGGGCTCTGAGCCTCTACCTGCACAGAGCGAAGCGCTGTTTCACGGAGAAGCAAATGGGCAGTAGTGGTGTAAGTACCTGGTTTAAACAAGGATATGTGGCACAATTCTTATCTTCTACCACTcaataccaacacattattatcattacaagtcctaatttttgctgcatttaatcaaaggttactgtttatgttgttaggtagGAGTTAGTTTACGTTTTTTTCTAGCTAGCAAACGTtacaggtggtcagtgtctgtttgaactggactgagagaagctagctgttgtgtcagtgcatgtgttaatattcaagCCAAGGTTCTACTGACCAGCTAACTGACTGGATGTCCATCAACATTATaactcctattgtgtgtgtttgtgtatgtttatatgtatgtatgtatgtatgtacagacagacagcctcatcatggacataagATTATTGTCTTTTCGAAAAAAAGAGCCAGGttcaggtaagagtgtaagatCAAATGGTCTATCTATCAAgagtaatgttgtaagttggatcaatgtatcagtgtttatatctgttatcagatataaaacacattgtttggttatttgcctTTAGGTTGAcagtacaaagagagagaggatgttATTTGTTCAtattcttattggtattttttcatatttatgtatttattcatctagttgaatacaatctatttgtgtatgattgtcagtccaaagagggagagacgaAAAAGGGGAAGTAGAGAGTGTAaggtcaggaagaaccaggtaagaacacaaacagaataGTGGCACGCAAAACAGCACCtgttaagatgacaaaaaaaaaaaaacaactttccattcacaatataattttacatatgTGTCATGGAGGTTATGTGTTCTCCCCACAgtaaatgctttccagaagcacacttaacagatatcagtggacttcaATTTAAACAGGACgtcttcattacattttcctaattatctgTATGCTTTACTATTTGCTTAATTTCACTATACgaggaggagaagaacaggGAGAGACTCTGGAAGATGAGAGAGCAACTGTGCAtcgcatttcaaataaaagtaaaaaaataagtcccaagttgttgtttttttactcagtatagggggctggtttactccagaaacatgcatgctgtttatgtgtatgcTGAGGAGTTGCTGTATCTAAATGAGTCgtcttttcccagaaattagggttacaatatgtttcttttaagattccagtgcattcctcctttgctgtgactcagcatttaaatatcctctatcagattggatggtttGGTCACAGACTTTTTCTAAAagtgttatgcttttctttcacaaatgtgggaatgaaattgcgttaaaatgtacaaaacactgaaatttatCTTGTCTGGCCgggcacctctgggtgctcagcacccctaaacctctgatcctagaCTCGCCCCTGCTATCAACTATGgaggcaaactgtgcaggatttaAAAACTTATTTCTGAGCTCAGAGCTGAACAATCTAAACAAGAAAAGTGCAGCCTGAGTCCATTAACTACCTTGTTTTAAGGGtatgttttgacattttggattcAGACGGTCCCAAAATCATCTGAAGCATCGTGATGACATGAACTTCACTTGGAATTCAAACTGTTTTAATGTGGAGACAGACTGGTATGAAATATTTATCAGAATACTGTCTGTTATGAGACGTGAAATGAGTGCTGTCTTCACTAACCTTCATCTGATTCTCCAGAGCTGCCATGTCCCTCTTCTCCATCAGTTTGTAAAGAGGTACGAGCTCTCCGAAGCCCTGAGTCACAGCCATGATCTCCGTCTCTCTGGACAGATACAGCGACAGCTCCAGAGCCGTGTCCAGCCTCACCTTCCCCACGCTTCAAGGCACAAGTCAGGCTTCAAATCATCACCATGCAagcattttttatttgaggCCAACATCTTCAATTGATATTAGCCGACTGATAAACATCAAATCTCAAAGAGCATGGAGAGAACACTTTTGAATTTACCatctaaacacacaaaatcttcccaaaaagtTGGTATTTAGACAAAATTTGCTTTATGATGAATATGAGCATCAGATTTCTTCACCAAAATGAGGTATTATGTGGCATTATGTGAGCAGATTGAGCTCTTTAAACACACCTGACCAGCTGGAAGACGTTCTGGATGAGGCTGGCGCGATCGTTGCTGGTCAGAGCCGTGTGGTTGTGCTGCAGTACTTTGATGATGGAGTTCCAGCCGTCGCCTGCGTAGTGAACCATGTAGTAGCCACTCATGTCCACGTTGAACTTGACCCAGTCCACCTCCTCCGGCAGATACAGCACGCCTGCATGGGCCAGAAAAGCAAAGATGAGCTTTGAAGTGAAAGGGAGTTATTAAAACTAAATTGTGTGTATGTGGATAAAAGCATTGCAATTTAAAAATCAGCTTTATCTGGTGCACAATCCTCACCAGTCTTTGTCTTGAGCAGGAAGCGGTGGATGGTGCTGGAGGCGCTGGTCATGTAGGTCAGAGGGATCTGCCACAGGAAGCTatcaacacaaaatgaggatttaaaaaaaaaaaaaaaaaaaaaaaggatcaaagCAATCAAACCATTTAAGGTGAGACGAGACACAGAACAATGCACTGACTGAAGATGACAGGTTTCAAACACAGCTATACGACTATAGCAACTGgatggaaaaatatattttagtttttactcaGTTCAGTTGATGTTGCAGTTTTACATTAAACTGATGGATTACTGCACTTCTGCCACGACAGCATGAGCGCTACCTGAAAAGTCTTTCTTTTATCACAGACTGGTTGCAATGTAAAGGCTGCTCTTTAAAACATGCTAATAATGCAGGAAAAAGGACATCTGCAGTAGCTAAGACTACACTTATTCTACTGCTTACCCTTCAGTGAGGGAGGGATCATCTGTCTTCAGGAATCTCTCCTGACTCAGCCAGACCTCccgacctctgacctccacAGTGACCAGTGGGAATCCTTCCTGCAGCGTCCAGGTGTCCATGATGGCTCTGACATCCAGCTCATCACCAGAGTGCCACTTCTGTATACAAATGCATCACAGATAAATTATTCCTCAGCATAAACGGGGCTTGTTGCTACATAGTGGCATTGATACGAGGCATAAAAATATCAGAGAAATACAGGGAAGAGTAGTTTAAAGAGGCCATATTATGCACATTTGCAGGTTTATACAGAATATGTTTATATGCTTTATTgttcaaaaaacattattttttctcttaCTTTATACTACTGCAGCAGTATCCTTTGtttaaacacaacattttaGCCCTTTGTTTCGTCGAAGTTCCCCTCTAAAAATCCTACTCTGCTCTGATCGGTCAGGTGGATGTAAGCCTTGAAGAAGAGTTTTGCAAGAAAGCTGTTCATCCTTTACTGTCAAGGGAACTGCTAGGCAGTTGGTATGCAAATGGAGATACAAACaagtaagaaaagaaaagcctGGAGGCGTTTCAGGCAGCTAAGCAACAATGTTTTCCGTGGAAGAAAATAACTCCACTTGGTCTGGAATTGAGGCTTTTTATAAGCTTGCAAACCTTTTACAGATCGAAAAAACTTTACCACACACtaatgaaatatatatatttttaaaaattataataCAAGCTCTTTAATGTAATTCACAGAGTCTGTCTGCAGCTTGTTGAACTTGAATGCAACCATGCAAGAAAACTTACAGAGGCTCCGGACTGAAGTTTGCGTTTGGAGCAGAATTCTCTGTGTTCCATCCGACCTTCGACCAGATCATCTGAGTCACAGATCTGATGGCAGGAAGCACAAAATTAAGCAGGGaatcaaaacagaggaaaaggaTATATTAAGAATGCCTTCTCAAAGACACTAGGTATTAAATGGCAGAAACAACTGTTACTGCTACTTTTGGGTTACATGAGTACAAACAAAAACCTGTTTGACGAGCTGAAAAACAGGCAACAGCACAGATATTTTAAAGTCTTATATTACAATTAACTACTGAAATAAAGTTAAAGGACAATTCAACAGGCACTTTATGAAAACTGATCAGTCTGCCCCAATGGTAGCAGCCATATCCTGGCCAAAAATTAGTTTGTTTCATGGCTTGCTTTATTCATTATAACTGGCTGATTTTGCTTTTGAAACCACTGACTAAATGCCTTAAAAATCAAAGTATTGTTACCTGTACTTACACTGAGCTTTAAACAGAATGACTCCTGTTAAGCGCTAattgaatttgacaaaaataaataaattctgaacCCTGAATCCCTTACCCAGAAACTTGAACACACACATCACTCACATTGGTCAGACTCTCCCACAGGTGGCTGTTCACAGTGTTTTGGTAACTGTAACGTTTGAGGTATCGGATGATGCCGATCTCGAAGGCCTCAGGAGTAAGAAAGTCCCGCAGCATGTTCAGAATACAGGCCCCCTAAAACAGATATAAATATACTAAAAATTAACAAGTAAAATCATATGTTGCATGACTGTGTACTTTTAAAAGCCTTTAAGCCTGCATTTGAATGGTTTGTTTCTACAGTACAGAGTAATACTTGACTGAAGTTTCTACATCCTCTATACAGTCAGCACTTAAACATCAGATGCTTCATCCACCTAAACACCGAGTCTGACCTTGTCATATGACACATCGTCAAACATCTCCTGGATCTGCGTGGGGTTTTCTACGGGGGTGGAGACCGGGTGAGAGGAGCTGAGGGAGTCCACCTCCATCGCCTCAAAACATTTCCCCAAAAAGAAGTCATCCTGGGAAACAGAGAGGACGGAGAGAGTTGTTTTTAAAGTGACTACTTGGAGTCTTAGTCTCAAAAATGCTGCTGACATAAGAGCAATTTAGCTTATGCACAGTAAGTCATCTCTGAATTCAGCTGTGTATGACAGAAATAAGGAAATATTATGTAAAGAAAACTACTTTGATTGCACTATTCAGCTCTGAGGTAAGTCATCTGTCAGTTTTCTGTGCTCAGCTCTCACCACTTGCAGTTCTGGGTAGGTGATGTCGAGCGAAATGAACTCCATGAACTTAGCGAAACCCTCGTTGAGCCACAGGTCATTCCACCACTCCATCGTCACCAGGTTGCCAAACCACTGAACAGGCAGGAAAAGATGCAAGAACAGTAtttaacacacaaatacatgtaTAACTTTGGTCCTGTTAAACTGCACTGAGCAGAACAAATCTACATAAACTTCAATCCACTGTGCTTCCAACTTAAACCATCCTATCCttaaaatgaagcttttttttcttttgaaacatGTCGGTCCGCTACCTGGTGCGCCAGCTCGTGGGCGATGACCTTAGTGATGCCCAGTTTGTCGGAGGCAGAGGACCTGTCAGGATCAAAGAGGAGGCCGGTCTCTCTGTAGGTGGTCAGACCCCAGTTCTCCATCGCGCCTGACTGGAAGTCAGGGATGGCAGCCAGGTCTGCAGGGAGCAACGTCAAGAACACAAATACAACTAAACATGGTGCATTCAGGTCCCCTTCTCCTCCAAAAGATGCACTAATACTTTTATATGGTATTCATTTGTATGCATATTGCTATTCTAATAGAACAACATAGAATAGATCTTCATTGTCATTGGTAAACAACAACGAAAGAGAGTTTAAGAGCTCTTTCAGctcacagcaaaacacaaaagaacatttttaaaaatctaaacagCACCCTCCCAGCAAATGTTTGATCCTGTCAGGACACGGggcatttctatttttaaaattctaatttatcTACTGTATTTATGCTGTTCAGTCAAACTGACCTCACACATAGCagtaagacacaaaatcagaTGCAATCTTTAGTGTCTGCACAAAGACATTTACAACACAAATCATACCGTTTCAGCACACAGATTACAGATCACGTACTGACAGTGACTTTGACACACTGTTTTTAGTTATTATTAGAGACAGAGGGTGCTTACTAATACTAATTTTAGATCTTAGTAACACATTAATGCTATTAAGAAGAAATATGTACATTGCGAAATAAAACTAACTACATCACTGGAAGTCAAAACCTAATTTTAACAAAAGAAATACTAAAGCTACTGCTACAACTTCATCTTAACGTTTTGATAACATGCATTTCCACTGACCCTGTTTGGGAAGCGGGTAAGGAATATCAAAATAGTCATCGTAAAAGTCTAACAGCTTGACAGCAGCATCCAACGCAAAGGCTGTCTGGTCGATCTTTTCGGGGACAGCATAGACTGAAATCTGATAGAaatcaaagagagagagaaaagtcaAATTAATACCGAGCTTGTAAGGGACtattttaaatgcacaaaaaacagaaaatgtaaaacactgtGAGCTTTAAAAGTTTCAAGTATTTATATTTCTTACCTCAACACCATGCTTGGTGGTTTTGCTCACAGACAAGAAGTCAGACACAATGTAGGCCACCAAGTAGGTGCTCATTTTAACGGTGGTGTCAAAGTGATCCTCAAGCAAACCGCCCGGCAACTGCACTGTTTTAACCTGAGAAATGCAGGTGAGTGGTTAAAGCAATGCAGGAAAATAAGGGAGTAGTGACAGACAACATGCAGTGAATTAGTACATTTTGATAAATTCATTATGTGGTTTTACTGCATTGTTACTTTTCATTGTATTCTAAAATTATCTGTACTTAAAATAAACGGACACCTTGGGCATGTTGGAGATGGTTATGTGTCGCGGCTCCCGTACGATCCGTATGGTGAAGTTGGCTTTGAAGGCTGGTTCATCGAAACAGGGGAAAGCTCCACGAGCAAAGGTGGCTTCAAACTGTGTCGACGCCAGGACCCTGAGAATGTATAAGAAGATGAATAAAAGGGAAATAAAGCTGCAGTATTTAGCATCTGTCAGCATCAGTTAATTGCTATCAAATTCGATGTAATCCACAAAGGAAACATCTTTTTTACTCCCAACTGTAAATTAAAGGTACCACAGTAAACCCAGTTTCAACAATTAAATGTAAATCCCACTTCTCCCCAGAAAGTATGTATATTTTAAAGACAAGGAGAGGATgtcttgtcatattttgtggATCTCCAGACATATGAAAATAtgaagacacacaaatacatttgcATAAAGCCCATTTAAAACCACACTTCCCATCAACTTTTTGCAAACAGGTGAATATCAGTTGTCAAATCTTGctagtttttgcattttctgttgtcatttttcgaAAAAGACCTTATTTCATTGCACAATCTgtaattgtcagacaaacacagatTGAACAAAAAGCTCATTTCATGTAAAATCCAATCAAATGCAGCTAGAAAAAGCCACTTATCTTGTCACTGATGCTTTTGATTTGTTGCATTTACTCAAATGATGACTAAAAGACACAACTGGTATCTTTAAAAAGCATAATAAATAGGTTTCATGTCCTTACCGGACCTCCCCGCTGCTGGTTCGGTAGTTGCTCTTGTAGAAACCATGGAAGCTGTCAGACAAGTTGGCGGCAAACTCCAGCTGAACTTCATACTTCCTGCCTTTGGTCAGCACCGAGTCTGACAGCAGAGCGAGCTGATGGAAGCGAGGATACTCCAGAACCTGAAGGGGCTTCACTCCTTCAGGGGCCATGAGCAGCGCATCGGA
Protein-coding regions in this window:
- the erap1b gene encoding endoplasmic reticulum aminopeptidase 1b isoform X1 is translated as MRVRPESGRSEDYGAPLLQVRRFSSFTVTMLASLLLLLCALSPPSFGAQLPNQNQAKEPPVATNGQPFPWDRMRLPKTITPLHYDLSIHPNLTTLDFTGVVRIELDVHEDTSTVILHSKQLQISDALLMAPEGVKPLQVLEYPRFHQLALLSDSVLTKGRKYEVQLEFAANLSDSFHGFYKSNYRTSSGEVRVLASTQFEATFARGAFPCFDEPAFKANFTIRIVREPRHITISNMPKVKTVQLPGGLLEDHFDTTVKMSTYLVAYIVSDFLSVSKTTKHGVEISVYAVPEKIDQTAFALDAAVKLLDFYDDYFDIPYPLPKQDLAAIPDFQSGAMENWGLTTYRETGLLFDPDRSSASDKLGITKVIAHELAHQWFGNLVTMEWWNDLWLNEGFAKFMEFISLDITYPELQVDDFFLGKCFEAMEVDSLSSSHPVSTPVENPTQIQEMFDDVSYDKGACILNMLRDFLTPEAFEIGIIRYLKRYSYQNTVNSHLWESLTNICDSDDLVEGRMEHREFCSKRKLQSGASKWHSGDELDVRAIMDTWTLQEGFPLVTVEVRGREVWLSQERFLKTDDPSLTEGFLWQIPLTYMTSASSTIHRFLLKTKTGVLYLPEEVDWVKFNVDMSGYYMVHYAGDGWNSIIKVLQHNHTALTSNDRASLIQNVFQLVSVGKVRLDTALELSLYLSRETEIMAVTQGFGELVPLYKLMEKRDMAALENQMKGYIVDLFRGLIDRQEWTDSGSVSERVLRSYLLLFACVRKYPPCLNKATQLFNQWKDSDGNMSLPVDITMAVFITGAQTAEGWDFLFEKYRHSMQMSVRSRMKTAMAWSPRKDKLQWMMEQSLHGEVMKTQDLPDVVVSISKNPHGYKLAWDFLRAHWHTMIKKFDLGSHTISYLVTGVTNQYSTTEMLDEIRSFFGSLTEETGSEMRCIQQTYETIEDNIRWMDKNLPLLQAWLNKRNHRVPHEDL
- the erap1b gene encoding endoplasmic reticulum aminopeptidase 1b isoform X2 yields the protein MQYSFSGFTFTSDLLALNLRAEDGKVRRFSSFTVTMLASLLLLLCALSPPSFGAQLPNQNQAKEPPVATNGQPFPWDRMRLPKTITPLHYDLSIHPNLTTLDFTGVVRIELDVHEDTSTVILHSKQLQISDALLMAPEGVKPLQVLEYPRFHQLALLSDSVLTKGRKYEVQLEFAANLSDSFHGFYKSNYRTSSGEVRVLASTQFEATFARGAFPCFDEPAFKANFTIRIVREPRHITISNMPKVKTVQLPGGLLEDHFDTTVKMSTYLVAYIVSDFLSVSKTTKHGVEISVYAVPEKIDQTAFALDAAVKLLDFYDDYFDIPYPLPKQDLAAIPDFQSGAMENWGLTTYRETGLLFDPDRSSASDKLGITKVIAHELAHQWFGNLVTMEWWNDLWLNEGFAKFMEFISLDITYPELQVDDFFLGKCFEAMEVDSLSSSHPVSTPVENPTQIQEMFDDVSYDKGACILNMLRDFLTPEAFEIGIIRYLKRYSYQNTVNSHLWESLTNICDSDDLVEGRMEHREFCSKRKLQSGASKWHSGDELDVRAIMDTWTLQEGFPLVTVEVRGREVWLSQERFLKTDDPSLTEGFLWQIPLTYMTSASSTIHRFLLKTKTGVLYLPEEVDWVKFNVDMSGYYMVHYAGDGWNSIIKVLQHNHTALTSNDRASLIQNVFQLVSVGKVRLDTALELSLYLSRETEIMAVTQGFGELVPLYKLMEKRDMAALENQMKGYIVDLFRGLIDRQEWTDSGSVSERVLRSYLLLFACVRKYPPCLNKATQLFNQWKDSDGNMSLPVDITMAVFITGAQTAEGWDFLFEKYRHSMQMSVRSRMKTAMAWSPRKDKLQWMMEQSLHGEVMKTQDLPDVVVSISKNPHGYKLAWDFLRAHWHTMIKKFDLGSHTISYLVTGVTNQYSTTEMLDEIRSFFGSLTEETGSEMRCIQQTYETIEDNIRWMDKNLPLLQAWLNKRNHRVPHEDL